Proteins encoded within one genomic window of Humulus lupulus chromosome 1, drHumLupu1.1, whole genome shotgun sequence:
- the LOC133812592 gene encoding scarecrow-like protein 15 isoform X1: MIVPVTTPQNNLNQSPSTKTDNNNNRNNSNNNSTHITNLCYEPTSVLDLRRSPSPVAGKPAKVSAVSDVVLSHATNESTLEWVDDQVLHNLDWDTIMRELGLHDDSVPAALKTSTTAAAAMATATTTTVVPQLNNPCVDPHQITSHFLEFPHPQPFDPTHLVHSTDFNFDHSSNSTFGSHHHNLNLFEVSPDFHLGINNNSNNNNTANNQNNNWSIGFDFIEDLIRVADCFDSDDLQLAQVILDRLNQRLRSGPSGKPVGRPFQRAALYFKEALQSILSGSNRTADRLSSWAEIVQTIRGYKAFSGISPIPMFSHFTTNQALLEALSGSTFIHVVDFDIGLGGQYASLMKELAEKSESLRVNPPILRITAVVPVEYAVESRLIRENLTQFSQELKIRFQIDFVLVRVFEALSFKAINFREGEKIAVLFSSAVLRRHGGGFLGEVRRVSPAVVVFVDGEGWGGEPGTAPTTSFRRNFVGGLEFYSMVMESLDAAMVGAELVRKIEAFVLRPKIIGMVEAAAAAGVGGGRRTASFREMFHGAGMRPVHLSQFADFQAECLLGKVQVRGFHVAKRQAELALCWHERALVATSVWRC, encoded by the coding sequence ATGATCGTCCCTGTTACCACTCCTCAGAACAACCTGAACCAATCTCCCAGCACAAAAAcagacaacaacaacaacaggaACAACAGCAACAACAATAGTACTCATATTACTAACCTCTGCTACGAGCCCACGTCGGTTCTCGACCTGCGCCGCAGCCCCAGCCCGGTGGCTGGGAAACCCGCCAAGGTTTCGGCTGTTTCCGACGTCGTTTTGTCTCATGCGACAAATGAGTCGACGCTCGAGTGGGTGGACGACCAGGTTTTGCATAACTTGGATTGGGATACTATCATGAGAGAGTTGGGTTTGCATGATGATTCTGTCCCTGCTGCCTTGAAGACCAGTACCACCGCCGCCGCTGCCATGGCTACCGCTACTACTACAACCGTTGTTCCTCAGTTGAATAATCCTTGTGTCGACCCTCATCAGATCACTTCTCATTTCTTAGAGTTCCCTCATCCTCAGCCGTTCGATCCAACTCACTTGGTTCACTCGACTGACTTCAACTTTGATCATAGTAGTAATAGTACTTTCGGTTCTCATCATCATAACTTGAACCTTTTTGAGGTATCTCCTGATTTTCATTTAGGGATCAATAATAATAGCAATAATAACAATACCGCCAACAACCAAAACAATAATTGGAGTATTGGGTTTGATTTCATTGAAGATCTAATCCGAGTTGCTGACTGTTTTGACTCCGACGACTTGCAACTCGCCCAGGTGATACTAGACCGGCTCAACCAACGCCTCAGGTCTGGCCCTTCGGGTAAGCCAGTGGGTCGACCGTTCCAACGGGCTGCTCTCTACTTCAAAGAAGCCCTCCAGTCCATTCTCTCCGGCTCTAACCGGACGGCCGATCGGCTCTCTTCATGGGCCGAAATCGTTCAGACCATCAGAGGCTACAAGGCCTTCTCAGGTATCTCACCCATCCCCATGTTCTCCCACTTCACCACCAACCAAGCTCTACTCGAAGCACTCAGTGGGTCAACCTTCATCCACGTTGTCGACTTCGACATCGGTCTCGGTGGACAGTACGCCTCGCTCATGAAGGAACTCGCCGAGAAATCCGAGTCCCTTCGAGTTAACCCACCTATTCTTCGAATCACCGCTGTTGTTCCTGTGGAGTACGCCGTGGAGAGCCGGTTGATCAGGGAGAACCTGACACAGTTTTCCCAAGAACTGAAAATCAGGTTCCAAATCGACTTCGTTCTCGTCCGTGTCTTTGAAGCGCTATCGTTTAAGGCAATCAACTTCAGGGAAGGGGAAAAGATTGCCGTGCTTTTTTCCTCCGCAGTGCTCCGCCGCCACGGTGGCGGCTTTCTAGGAGAGGTGAGACGGGTGTCTCCGGCTGTGGTGGTGTTCGTGGACGGAGAAGGGTGGGGAGGCGAGCCGGGTACGGCTCCAACGACATCGTTTCGGAGGAACTTCGTGGGCGGATTGGAGTTTTACTCGATGGTGATGGAGTCGCTTGATGCGGCCATGGTGGGGGCGGAGTTGGTCCGGAAGATCGAGGCGTTTGTGCTGAGGCCAAAAATTATAGGGATGGTGGAGGCTGCGGCAGCGGCCGGGGTCGGTGGGGGGAGGAGAACGGCGTCGTTTCGGGAGATGTTCCATGGGGCCGGGATGAGGCCGGTACATCTCAGCCAGTTCGCGGACTTTCAAGCCGAGTGTCTCTTGGGGAAGGTTCAGGTGAGGGGTTTCCACGTGGCGAAACGACAGGCTGAGCTGGCGCTTTGCTGGCATGAGCGGGCCCTTGTTGCCACGTCAGTGTGGAGGTGTTAG
- the LOC133812592 gene encoding scarecrow-like protein 15 isoform X2, giving the protein MIVPVTTPQNNLNQSPSTKTDNNNNRNNSNNNSTHITNLCYEPTSVLDLRRSPSPVAGKPAKVSAVSDVVLSHATNESTLEWVDDQVLHNLDWDTIMRELGLHDDSVPAALKTSTTAAAAMATATTTTVVPQLNNPCVDPHQITSHFLEFPHPQPFDPTHLVHSTDFNFDHSSNSTFGSHHHNLNLFEVILDRLNQRLRSGPSGKPVGRPFQRAALYFKEALQSILSGSNRTADRLSSWAEIVQTIRGYKAFSGISPIPMFSHFTTNQALLEALSGSTFIHVVDFDIGLGGQYASLMKELAEKSESLRVNPPILRITAVVPVEYAVESRLIRENLTQFSQELKIRFQIDFVLVRVFEALSFKAINFREGEKIAVLFSSAVLRRHGGGFLGEVRRVSPAVVVFVDGEGWGGEPGTAPTTSFRRNFVGGLEFYSMVMESLDAAMVGAELVRKIEAFVLRPKIIGMVEAAAAAGVGGGRRTASFREMFHGAGMRPVHLSQFADFQAECLLGKVQVRGFHVAKRQAELALCWHERALVATSVWRC; this is encoded by the exons ATGATCGTCCCTGTTACCACTCCTCAGAACAACCTGAACCAATCTCCCAGCACAAAAAcagacaacaacaacaacaggaACAACAGCAACAACAATAGTACTCATATTACTAACCTCTGCTACGAGCCCACGTCGGTTCTCGACCTGCGCCGCAGCCCCAGCCCGGTGGCTGGGAAACCCGCCAAGGTTTCGGCTGTTTCCGACGTCGTTTTGTCTCATGCGACAAATGAGTCGACGCTCGAGTGGGTGGACGACCAGGTTTTGCATAACTTGGATTGGGATACTATCATGAGAGAGTTGGGTTTGCATGATGATTCTGTCCCTGCTGCCTTGAAGACCAGTACCACCGCCGCCGCTGCCATGGCTACCGCTACTACTACAACCGTTGTTCCTCAGTTGAATAATCCTTGTGTCGACCCTCATCAGATCACTTCTCATTTCTTAGAGTTCCCTCATCCTCAGCCGTTCGATCCAACTCACTTGGTTCACTCGACTGACTTCAACTTTGATCATAGTAGTAATAGTACTTTCGGTTCTCATCATCATAACTTGAACCTTTTTGAG GTGATACTAGACCGGCTCAACCAACGCCTCAGGTCTGGCCCTTCGGGTAAGCCAGTGGGTCGACCGTTCCAACGGGCTGCTCTCTACTTCAAAGAAGCCCTCCAGTCCATTCTCTCCGGCTCTAACCGGACGGCCGATCGGCTCTCTTCATGGGCCGAAATCGTTCAGACCATCAGAGGCTACAAGGCCTTCTCAGGTATCTCACCCATCCCCATGTTCTCCCACTTCACCACCAACCAAGCTCTACTCGAAGCACTCAGTGGGTCAACCTTCATCCACGTTGTCGACTTCGACATCGGTCTCGGTGGACAGTACGCCTCGCTCATGAAGGAACTCGCCGAGAAATCCGAGTCCCTTCGAGTTAACCCACCTATTCTTCGAATCACCGCTGTTGTTCCTGTGGAGTACGCCGTGGAGAGCCGGTTGATCAGGGAGAACCTGACACAGTTTTCCCAAGAACTGAAAATCAGGTTCCAAATCGACTTCGTTCTCGTCCGTGTCTTTGAAGCGCTATCGTTTAAGGCAATCAACTTCAGGGAAGGGGAAAAGATTGCCGTGCTTTTTTCCTCCGCAGTGCTCCGCCGCCACGGTGGCGGCTTTCTAGGAGAGGTGAGACGGGTGTCTCCGGCTGTGGTGGTGTTCGTGGACGGAGAAGGGTGGGGAGGCGAGCCGGGTACGGCTCCAACGACATCGTTTCGGAGGAACTTCGTGGGCGGATTGGAGTTTTACTCGATGGTGATGGAGTCGCTTGATGCGGCCATGGTGGGGGCGGAGTTGGTCCGGAAGATCGAGGCGTTTGTGCTGAGGCCAAAAATTATAGGGATGGTGGAGGCTGCGGCAGCGGCCGGGGTCGGTGGGGGGAGGAGAACGGCGTCGTTTCGGGAGATGTTCCATGGGGCCGGGATGAGGCCGGTACATCTCAGCCAGTTCGCGGACTTTCAAGCCGAGTGTCTCTTGGGGAAGGTTCAGGTGAGGGGTTTCCACGTGGCGAAACGACAGGCTGAGCTGGCGCTTTGCTGGCATGAGCGGGCCCTTGTTGCCACGTCAGTGTGGAGGTGTTAG